A region from the Colius striatus isolate bColStr4 chromosome 12, bColStr4.1.hap1, whole genome shotgun sequence genome encodes:
- the LOC133626471 gene encoding mucin-4-like produces the protein MGCWSQWPLWSWALWGLWVLPAQAENGGEQLFAPAPALPEPGSISPTADSTSTELPVDLSMCQVFLTATAPRPEPPFPAGITSPSAGSHGSGSLVGQVTATALVAARASVTEGARMVTPPSAHPPSASSARVTLSSATVGVDEATEPGTLALPSTSHNALQDPPVPSTQLPPAPWPQLGTGETPSTGPSMDLATAGHDLPGTNTVSQPQGTSLALGTQAMEHVPTASMAALGHTGAELVFSRSDPSTGGTAATLSRRLYPHATPDSTDGPSPGLFARSMGSLLPQTPSAGPEVTTAEAAAVRSPPASPSMATSLSVKGTGGAKAGRTLQAAAAPTSSTTAYGIGTGTAALPSSFVSEAEMGTASLASGSATTMLQDTRAIPPVPDTSPSLIQPRPTVASAAPGTGVTTEPAPAPMVLWGEPQQGTVLRAETWSPSAAPGMGTAVPGTPGALRAASDSGASQTGVSPLLDSSAPARMVLGLSPSSILQEITAGMSPPSPATPPPATSASVDPHSGGITVGQAVAMASLEMGTEESRGASAVGTAPSPAILAAGPWPGPPAQGTSVPRTQPSADLPLQVANTRMGATTPHSGGSILGTAPLASLPSPAIQAALDHSHHTAKPDTGVDMDTDTDMDMDTASPTRANGAVGLSLGLPTPASGMAEPGTSSANLSVPSGPGSKSPTAVATVSKVSPTALDPAMAPSSSLAHNTAEPDISVSPPAPGNTLAVAPPVTTSITITDPAAGVGDANPDRVTTPISTVASSASAPYRSHVTLRPSPEATDSTHDSALRAFSPVTEDKPMARISSLAVGQTHRWESTATSWMGAGGATAQMDIIAPESSTEGAAPAAGTHSTRVPVSNPAATSPAATPATSVFPSNTIPPATPARGETFLTPGSTTAMPSATAKGTSTSSAPSLAVKRGEASRGRQLGLSSAAPSPSVETTAMSWSILSPSPASPVPSLAEKAVTAPSYLWHVSATKEPAAGQTISELTTDAASPKAISSRVTDPAVSMSPPNFRTSLWASAWEEMAASTAAIPAAIPEPRTIASTTAIPADSNEAISAASSTAIPAVLTAGNTVPVTPLAPVSPIKEAGGVLVTSSAAPVRPPGPTSPATSSPFAFGMQRAPTTAPSTSALTTADHRNPAPEPQPAHGLAMPAASLYPFGTEGGDQECVQRMVDFSSPLFKPEIGFPFGKSLRDALYFTDNGQIIFPPTDNYVPSNPNPPARGFSGREALPMVAAFWDDADFSQGVGTTWYQEYSTLTPTPDPLVQDVEAKIEKYLQTRYEAKWTLKVTWEKAPAYPSRHDDTETNTYQAVLTTDGTRSFALLLYQDGGMRWDYTRLAADNVLIGFSSGDGYAQNNELTWKPPAVKYRPDQHSSIGTDVRGLWLYRLDTRSRVNYRLRCLAWLEAEPAPASWNGQLPPCPCSRPQAELDPRYRRSKGSTDSSVKMFRTVSPSPAGAGVRCLYRGQSLLEGWQERTWSTPFRPTADEELQAFGWCCRRVKKPLFCTRFAEKRPRIGCKGYVPPTPAGAFGDPHITTLDGLTYTFNGLGDFVLLLASDAQTSFVLHGRTARTGMAQATNFVAFAAQYISATTTTVEWTLGSQGDIQVLLNNKTIQFSYSQDMDADVYYSPGVLLVNTSSLTAVFDGATAVSISATSKILSVVCSLPDGYHNRTKGLLGTWDHDLTDDFQMPNGTSIPVNSSEEEIYSYGMTWAVGEHRLFAQPLDSPVTNFTPIFLSGLQQENESQYQLAASQCHGSKECIYDSLSTGDVALGLATQSLTADFQQKKAMLTTFPPVIMGDTSITAFRTERVRRQYHAVGVGARFVPLLSPDLNVSESGTLTWEPRRMAPLTLSLEAVGSNNLSALLQLRFTLCSCSRSRECDYSDTVTLEDSSLQLAACRCESGYLGAFCQVPPDPCAQGCFPGVACAPRAGCGPCPAGLTGDGRHCSDIDECAQGTACPGNATCTNTVGSYTCSCLAGEEGEEPGCGFACGSRSCPEDYCSNGGHCHLHPISCAPTCACPPAFTDQRCLVAGGDFLPLPSPDLPMRSVKLRVRTLQNATVGEVNSTVSAILGSLKVKDFQSNTNITQTTDSDGFTFVVVSEFAYDSHGTVIRFLNDELQGAITRAFNRQRGQREAGTHLLFQYLHPDNITDLVKLTVAELRGYFPCSLYGYKGYQLHYFRTIGFVCISPCKMGYCQHGSQCQHLPEGPTCSCVPFSIFSPAGPRCERLAVSLAAFLGILLAALAVFCLLLAAACLALRMSHRYQGAKETFWRPQPFSSLTMAGEEAEPTLSHSLESCWEPHLQTIDPSIQIQIQRPQVRPRQPPQQP, from the exons ATGGGGTGCTGGAGCCAGTGGCCACTCTGGAGCTGGGCGCTTTgggggctctgggtgctgccag cacaaGCAGAGAATGGGGGGGAGCAGCTGTTTGCACCTGCACCGGCCctgccagagccgggcagcatcTCCCCTACGGCTGACAGCACCAGTACTGAGCTGCCTGTGGACCTGAGTATGTGCCAGGTGTTCCTCACGGCCACGGCCCCCCGCCCCGAGCCCCCCTTCCCCGCGGGCATCACCAGCCCCTCCGCCGGCAGCCACGGCTCAG GCAGCCTGGTGGGGCAGGTGACGGCAACAGCCCTGGTGGCAGCCAGGGCCAGTG TCACCGAGGGAGCCAGGATGGTGACCCCACCATCTGCACACCCTCCCAGTGCATCCTCAGCAAGAGTCACCCTTTCTTCTGCCACTGTTGGCGTCGATGAGGCTACAGAGCCTGGGACACTTGCCTTACCCAGCACCAGCCACAACGCTCTGCAGGACCCCCCGGTGCCCTCCActcagctgcccccagccccctggccccagctgggcacaggagagACGCCTTCCACTGGCCCCAGCATGGACCTCGCCACTGCTGGCCATGATCTACCTGGAACCAACACTgtcagccagccccagggcacctCTCTAGCTCTGGGCACACAGGCTATGGAGCACGTCCCCACTGCATCCATGGCAGCTCTGGGCCACACTGGTGCTGAGCTGGTGTTCAGCAGGAGTGATCCCAGCACTGGAGGCACTGCTGCCACACTCAGCAGGAGGCTGTACCCCCATGCAACTCCTGACAGCACTGATGGTCCCTCTCCAGGACTGTTTGCACGCTCCAtgggatctctgctcccccagaCCCCCTCAGCAGGCCCCGAGGTCACCAcggcagaggcagctgcagtcAGATCTcctccagccagccccagcATGGCCACATCCTTGTCTGTCAAGGGCACTGGTGGAGCAAAGGCAGGCAGGACCCttcaagctgctgcagcaccaacATCTTCCACCACCGCGTATGGCATCGGGACCGGGACTGCTGCACTTCCATCCTCCTTTGTTAGTGAAGCAGAGATGGGAACAGCATCACTGGCCAGTGGCAGTGCCACCACAATGCTGCAGGACACCAGAGCCATCCCGCCTGTGCCAGATACATCTCCCAGCCTCATCCAGCCTCGTCCCACTGtggcctcagcagccccaggaacTGGTGTCACCACTGAACCTGCACCAGCCCCAATGGTTCTCTGGGGTGAACCCCAACAGGGGACAGTTCTGCGAGCAGAGACATGGTCACCCAGTGCTGCACCAGGGATGGGCACGGCTGTGCCAGGCACCCCAGGGGCACTCAGAGCAGCCAGCGACTCTGGGGCATCGCAAACAGGTGTCTCTCCTCTCCTGGACAGCAGTGCCCCTGCAAGGATGGTTCTGGGGTTGTCCCCATCCAGCATCCTCCAAGAGATCACAGCAGGCATGTCCCCACCATCCCCAGCCACCCCACCGCCAGCAACAAGTGCTTCAGTTGACCCCCACTCCGGTGGCATCACGGTGGGGCAAGCGGTGGCTATGGCATCCCTGGAGATGGGCACAGAGGAGAGCCGAGGTGCCAGTGCAGTGGGGACAGCTCCCAGCCCCGCCATCCTCGCTGCTGGGCCATGGCCAGGGCCACCTGCCCAAGGGACCAGCGTTCCCAGAACCCAGCCCTCGGCAGATCTGCCTCTCCAGGTTGCAAACACAAGGATGGGTGCCACGACTCCACACAGTGGTGGCAGCATCCTGGGCACAGCCCCCCTGgcatccctcccctccccagccatcCAGGCTGCCTTGGACCACAGCCATCACACTGCTAAGCCTGACACAGGCGTGGACATGGACACGGACACAGACATGGACATGGACACAGCTTCTCCCACCAGAGCAAATGGGGCTGTGGGGCTttccctggggctgcccacACCTGCATCTGGGATGGCTGAGCCAGGCACCAGCAGTGCCAATCTGTCAGTACCCTCTGGGCCAGGTAGCAAAAGCCCTACAGCAGTGGCCACGGTGAGCAAAGTGTCACCCACAGCTCTGGACCCAGCTATGGCACCTTCCTCCAGCCTCGCTCACAACACTGCAGAGCCAGACATCAGTGTGTCACCTCCTGCCCCTGGGAACACCCTTGCAGTGGCACCCCCTGTCACCACCAGCATCACCATCACTGATCCAGCAGCAGGAGTAGGTGATGCCAATCCTGACAGGGTCACAACACCCATCTCTACTGTCGCCAGCAGTGCCTCAGCTCCATACAGGTCCCACGTCACCCTGAGGCCATCTCCTGAGGCTACCGATAGCACCCACGACTCAGCTTTGAGGGCTTTCAGCCCAGTGACTGAGGACAAGCCCATGGCCCGGATCTCCTCACTGGCTGTTGGCCAGACACACAGGTGGGAGTCTACAGCCACATCCtggatgggtgctgggggtgccaCTGCCCAGATGGACATCATAGCCCCTGAGAGCAGCACCGAGGGTGCAGCACCTGCAGctggcacccacagcacccGTGTGCCTGTCTCCAACCCTGCTGCCACAAGCCCAGCTGCCACACCAGCCACCAGCGTGTTCCCCAGCAACACCATCCCACCAGCCACCCCAGCCAGAGGGGAGACCTTCCTAACGCCTGGGTCCACCACAGCCATGCCCTCTGCCACAGCAAagggcaccagcaccagcagtgCCCCGTCCCTCGCTGTGAAGCGTGGTGAGGCAAGCAGAGGCAGGCAACTTGGCCTCTCCTCAGCAGCGCCTTCCCCCTCAGTGGAGACAACTGCCATGTCCTGGAGCATCCTCAGTCCCAGTCCTGCTTCACCTGTCCCCAGCCTAGCAGAGAAGGCAGTAACAGCCCCTTCATACCTGTGGCATGTCAGTGCAACCAAGGAGCCAGCAGCTGGACAGACCATCTCTGAGCTGACAACAGATGCTGCTTCTCCCAAGGCCATCAGCAGTCGTGTCACAGATCCTGCAGTGAGCATGTCACCTCCCAACTTCCGCACATCTCTGTGGGCATCTGCCTGGGAGGAGATGGCAGCCAGCACCgcagccatccctgcagccatCCCTGAACCCAGAACCATAGCCAGCACCACAGCCATCCCTGCAGACAGTAACGAAGCcatctctgcagccagcagcacagccatccCTGCAG TCCTCACTGCAGGCAACACAGTCCCTGTGACACCTCTGGCCCCAGTAAGCCCGATcaaggaggcaggaggtgtcCTCGTGACCAGCAGTGCAGCACCAGTGAGACCCCCAGGCCCCACCAGTCCTGCCACCTCCTCACCTTTTGcctttgggatgcagagggcacCGACCACAGCACCGAGCACATCTGCCCTTACCACTGCTGACCATAGAAATCCTGCTCCTGAGCCCCAGCCCGCCCATGGGCTTGCCA TGCCAGCAGCCTCGCTCTACCCCTTCGGCACAGAGGGAGGGGAccaggagtgtgtccagaggaTGGTGGATTTCAGTTCTCCCCTGTTCAAGCCAGAGATTGGGTTCCCCTTCGGGAAGTCGCTGCGGGATGCTCTCTAC TTTACAGATAACGGGCAGATAATTTTCCCACCCACGGACAACTACGTCCCCTCCAaccccaacccccctgcccGGGGCTTCAGTGGCCGGGAGGCTTTGCCAATGGTTGCTGCCTTTTGGGACGACGCAGATTTCTCCCAGGGCGTTGGCACCACCTGGTACCAG GAGTACTCCACCCTCACCCCTACCCCAGACCCCCTGGTCCAGGATGTGGAAGCAAAGATTGAGAAATACCTGCAAACCCGCTATGAAGCGAAATGGACCTTGAAGGTGACGTGGGAGAAGGCTCCGGCGTACCCGTCCCGGCACGATGACACTGAA ACAAACACCTACCAGGCAGTCCTCACCACCGATGGGACCCGCTCCTTCGCCCTGCTGCTCTACCAGGACGGAGGGATGCGGTGGGACTACACCAGGCTGGCTGCAGACAATGTGCTGATCGGCTTCTCCAG TGGTGATGGCTATGCCCAAAATAATGAGCTGACTTGGAAGCCACCAGCTGTGAAATACCGACCGgaccagcacagcagcattgGCACTG ATGTGCGTGGGCTGTGGCTGTACAGGCTGGACACTCGCTCCCGGGTGAACTACAGGCTGCGGTGCCTGGcgtggctggaggcagagcctgccccagcctcctggaACGGCCAGCTCCCGCCATGCCCCTGCTCCCGGCCGCAGGCAGAGCTCGACCCCCGCTACCGACGGAGCAAAG GCTCCACGGACTCCTCAGTGAAGATGTTTCGCACCGTGTCCCCCAGCCCGGCTGGAGCCGGCGTGCGATGTCTGTACCGAGGCCAGAGCTTGCTTGAGGGCTGGCAGGAGAGAACATGGAGCACCCCCTTTCGCCCTACTGCTG ACGAGGAGCTGCAGGCGTTCGGCTGGTGCTGCCGGCGTGTGAAGAAGCCCCTGTTCTGCACCAGGTTTGCTGAGAAGAGACCGAGGATTGGCTGCAAGGGATATGTGCCGCCCACCCCAG CTGGTGCCTTTGGGGACCCCCACATCACCACCCTGGATGGACTTACCTACACTTTCAATGGTCTGGGGGactttgtcctgctgctagccAGCGATGCCCAGACCAGCTTCGTGCTGCATGGGCGTACAGCCCGGACTGGCATGGCCCAGGCCACCAACTTTGTGGCCTTTGCTGCCCAGTACATCTCTGCCACCACCACAACA GTTGAGTGGACCTTGGGGAGCCAGGGTGACATCCAAGTCCTCCTGAACAACAAAACCATCCAGTTTTCCTATTCTCAAG ACATGGATGCTGATGTGTACTATAGCCCTGGTGTCCTGCTGGTCAACACCTCCTCCCTCACAGCTGTCTTCGATGGGGCCACCGCCGTCTCCATCTCAGCCACCTCCAAGATCCTTAGCGTGGTCTGCAGCCTGCCTGATGGCTACCACAACAGGACCAAGGGCCTCCTGG GTACGTGGGACCACGACCTCACAGATGACTTCCAAATGCCAAATGGTACCAGCATCCCTGTGAACAGCAGCGAGGAGGAGATCTACAGCTACGGGATGACAT GGGCTGTTGGAGAGCACAGACTGTTTGCTCAGCCTCTGGACTCTCCAGTTACGAACTTCACACCCATCTTCTTGTccgggctgcagcaggagaatGAAAGCCAGTACCAGCTGGCAGCTTCACAGTGCCACGGCAGCAAGGAGTGCATCTATGATTCCCTGAGCACAGGTGATGTGGCCCTGGGCTTGGCCACCCAGAGCCTCACAGCTGACTTCCAGCAGAAGAAGGCAATGCTCA CCACCTTCCCTCCTGTCATCATGGGTGACACGTCAATCACGGCCTTCAGGACAGAAAGAGTCAGGAGGCAGTACCACGCCGTGGGGGTGGGCGCACGCTTTGTTCCCCTCCTCTCACCAGACCTCAACGTATCAG AGAGCGGCACCCTGACCTGGGAGCCGCGCAGAATGGCCCCACTCACCCTCAGCCTGGAGGCTGTCGGCTCCAACAACCTCTCTGCCCTCCTCCAGCTCCGCTTCACcctttgcagctgcagcaggagcagggagtgtGACTACAGCGATACTGTCACCCTCGAGGACTCCTCCCTGCAG CTGGCGGCCTGCAGGTGTGAGAGTGGCTACTTGGGTGCCTTCTGCCAGGTCCCCCCGGAtccctgtgcccagggctgcttCCCCGGCGTGGCCTGCGCCCCGCGTGCCGGCTGCGGCCCCTGCCCCGCTGGCCTGACTGGTGACGGACGGCACTGCTCAG ATATCGACGAGTGCGCACAGGGGACGGCGTGCCCCGGGAATGCCACCTGCACCAACACAGTGGGCAGCTACACCTGTTCCTGCCTGGCCGGTGAGGAGG GTGAAGAGCCAGGCTGTGGCTTCGCCTGTGGCTCCCGCTCCTGCCCCGAGGACTACTGCAGCAACGGGGGACATTGCCACCTGCACCCCATCAGCTGCGCCCCGACCTGCGCCTGCCCGCCGGCATTCACCGACCAGCGCTGCCTCGTAGCCGGGGGCGACTTTCTGCCGCTGCCCAGTCCAG ATCTCCCCATGAGGAGCGTCAAGCTGCGGGTCAGGACACTGCAAAATGCCACCGTTGGGGAAGTCAACAGCACT GTCTCAGCCATCCTGGGCTCCTTGAAGGTAAAGGATTTCCAGAGCAACACCAACATCACCCAGAC GACAGACAGCGATGGCTTCACCTTCGTGGTGGTGTCTGAGTTTGCCTACGACAGCCATGGCACTGTCATCCGGTTCCTGAATGATGAGCTGCAGGGGGCCATCACCCGTGCCTTCAACAGGCAGCGTGGGCAGCGGGAGGCGGGCacccacctcctcttccagtaCCTGCACCCAGACAACATCACCGACCTGGTCAAGT TGACCGTGGCTGAGCTGAGGGGCTACTTCCCCTGCAGTCTGTATGGCTACAAAGGCTACCAGCTCCACTACTTCAGGACCATCGGTTTCGTCTGCATCTCCCCTTGCAAGATGGGCTACTGCCAGCACGGCAGCCAGTGCCAGCACCTACCTGAGGGGCCCACATGCAG CTGTGTCCCCTTCTCCATCTTCTCCCCGGCTGGCCCACGGTGCGAGCGGTTGGCCGTCAGCCTCGCCGCCTTCCTTGGCATcctgctggcagccctggccgtgttctgcctgctgctggccgcaGCCTGCCTGGCCCTGCGCATGAGCCACCGCTACCAAGG ggCCAAAGAAACCTTCTGGAGGCCACAGCCCTTCTCCT CTCTGACAATGGCAGGAGAGGAAGCAGAGCCCACCCTCTCCCACTCCCTGGAAAGCTGTTGGGAACCTCATCTCCAGACCATCGACCCCTCAATCCAG ATACAGATCCAGAGGCCCCAGGTCAGGCCAAGgcagcctccccagcagccctag